A section of the Arcobacter sp. LA11 genome encodes:
- a CDS encoding penicillin-binding protein 2, whose protein sequence is MSSILEEKDNKIKKIVILFFFILFLLIILLISVFDTIKSYRRLPSLDTTKKELSVRGDIISSDNFKITTSKKIYKASIDTRHLDQNKKDLFIKLFSIYSNIPYKKISKKIEESLNKPGNLVLSYNIDSKTAKNLKELGFKLRKLKVFKPRKVRGGKILRGLSINESGEKRLYSYDNTLTPVVGYITKFESEKGKTKVKGIKGLEKKFDELLNNSKDGILSGNRDVLSYISFNKGSVIKQRVDGANLVLNIPLKLQKNNEMILDMYKKKLVADEIIVSIMDSKTGKVLSLASSNRFNPEKIYQKDIPSLNVNAIEYQFEPGSIIKPISIALVMDKKRIKKNELFFAHNTKGKANKKGEFPRGRYKLGRWSIKDDHRFKKHYLTVDDIFIFSSNIGTLQLAQRLSGPEFYEGMKRFGFTRKTGIDLPYEKKGVMPKIWQFSANDKKKEDNVFKATVSYGQGMTSTFMQALKAYSIFNNKGYAVTPKILSHIEIDNEKYKEDKLKNERIISEKTANEIKRMLIKTVDKGTGKAAQIPGLEIGGKTGTAQIARRGKYLKKYISSFFGFVNDGENSYTIGVTVMNPISTGKYWYYHYASWSAVPVFKEITNNLVKLNYLKPKNDIISKK, encoded by the coding sequence ATGTCTTCAATTCTAGAGGAAAAAGATAATAAAATCAAAAAAATTGTGATTTTGTTTTTCTTTATACTTTTTTTACTTATTATACTTTTAATTTCAGTATTTGATACAATCAAAAGCTATAGAAGATTGCCCTCATTAGATACTACTAAAAAAGAATTGTCTGTACGTGGAGATATTATAAGCTCTGACAACTTTAAAATCACTACATCAAAAAAAATTTACAAAGCCTCTATTGACACAAGACATTTAGATCAAAATAAAAAAGATCTATTTATAAAACTCTTTTCAATCTATAGTAATATCCCATACAAAAAAATATCGAAGAAAATTGAAGAATCATTAAATAAGCCAGGAAATTTAGTTTTATCTTATAACATCGACTCTAAAACTGCAAAAAACTTAAAAGAATTAGGTTTTAAACTACGTAAACTAAAAGTATTTAAACCAAGAAAAGTTCGTGGAGGGAAAATACTTAGAGGATTAAGTATCAATGAAAGTGGTGAAAAAAGATTATACTCATATGATAATACTTTAACGCCAGTTGTAGGATATATTACCAAGTTTGAATCAGAAAAAGGGAAAACAAAAGTAAAAGGGATTAAAGGTCTAGAAAAAAAATTTGATGAACTTTTAAATAACAGTAAAGATGGAATATTAAGTGGAAATAGAGATGTTTTATCGTATATCTCATTTAATAAAGGCTCTGTAATCAAACAAAGAGTTGATGGTGCTAATTTAGTTTTAAATATACCTCTAAAACTTCAAAAAAACAATGAAATGATACTAGATATGTATAAAAAAAAACTCGTAGCAGATGAAATTATAGTATCAATAATGGATAGTAAAACTGGTAAAGTTTTATCATTAGCTTCTTCAAATAGATTTAATCCAGAAAAAATATATCAAAAAGATATTCCTTCTTTAAATGTAAATGCAATAGAATACCAATTTGAGCCAGGTTCAATTATAAAACCTATATCAATAGCACTAGTAATGGATAAAAAAAGAATTAAAAAAAATGAACTATTTTTTGCTCATAATACAAAAGGAAAAGCAAACAAAAAAGGAGAATTTCCTAGAGGTCGATATAAACTAGGACGTTGGTCAATTAAAGATGATCATAGATTTAAAAAACATTATCTAACTGTTGATGATATATTTATATTTTCATCAAATATTGGTACACTTCAATTAGCACAAAGACTTAGTGGACCAGAATTTTATGAAGGAATGAAAAGATTTGGTTTTACAAGAAAAACTGGAATTGATTTACCTTATGAAAAAAAAGGTGTAATGCCAAAAATATGGCAATTTTCAGCAAATGATAAAAAGAAAGAAGACAATGTATTTAAAGCAACAGTATCTTATGGCCAAGGAATGACTTCAACTTTTATGCAAGCATTAAAAGCCTATTCAATATTTAATAATAAAGGATATGCAGTAACTCCCAAAATATTATCTCATATTGAAATTGATAATGAAAAATATAAAGAAGACAAATTAAAAAATGAAAGAATCATCTCTGAAAAAACAGCAAATGAAATAAAAAGGATGTTAATTAAAACTGTTGATAAAGGAACAGGAAAAGCAGCACAAATACCAGGTCTTGAAATCGGTGGGAAAACAGGAACTGCTCAAATAGCAAGACGTGGTAAATACCTAAAAAAATATATATCATCTTTTTTTGGCTTTGTAAATGATGGAGAAAATTCATATACAATTGGAGTAACAGTAATGAATCCTATATCAACTGGTAAATATTGGTATTATCATTATGCTTCATGGTCTGCTGTACCAGTATTTAAAGAAATAACAAACAATCTAGTTAAATTAAACTACCTAAAACCAAAAAACGATATAATTTCAAAAAAATAA